The Leguminivora glycinivorella isolate SPB_JAAS2020 chromosome 1, LegGlyc_1.1, whole genome shotgun sequence genome includes a region encoding these proteins:
- the LOC125232531 gene encoding uncharacterized protein LOC125232531, translating into MSLLDLMYPRKSLWFLICAISVQSHLVPPEETEGHDQLKKWCEYAYSCFHDKVYVCGRGAMQTRTFLDVCDMYEYSCETNQIYIKIKETDSEPRCPDPGRLG; encoded by the exons ATGAGTTTATTGGACCTCATGTATCCCAGAAAGTCGCTCTGGTTTCTTATCTGTGCTATATCCGTTCAATCTCATCTAGTGCCGCCGGAGGAAACG GAAGGACACGATCAGCTAAAGAAGTGGTGCGAGTATGCATACTCATGCTTCCACGACAAGGTGTATGTGTGCGGACGCGGTGCCATGCAGACGCGCACTTTTCTGGACGTCTGCGACATGTACGAGTACTCCTGCGAGACCAACCAGA TTTACATTAAGATTAAGGAGACAGACTCTGAACCACGGTGTCCTGACCCAGGGCGATTGGGCTGA